The genomic stretch CCTACATTCATGAAGAAATTACGGAAGATGAGCCTGTAGTTGTTGAAGGAAGGATATCTAGCTATAATACCAACACGTTCAGAGGACGTATATTTGCCAGCACAGAAGGACGTCCCATTCCGTTTGAGCTAGCCAATACTTCGAGGACAGATCAGGTCGTTGCACTATTAACAGCCAGCCTAACTGTAACTGCCGTAAAGGACTATGATAATGAATGGAGCTCTGTTTATTGTCGTGCATTCCGAACTACAACAAAAAACGGCCACCTAAAATCCTATAAAATCATTGAAGTTTCTCACACAATAATCTCCTAAAAAATAGAAAGATAACGAATAAGGTTAGATTGTGAGAGCCTAAGCAAGCCGCAATCTGAACCGTTTGTTGGAACAGCCCGGCATTATATAAAAAACATCTCTTTTGCTAACAGAAAGGAGTATCTCATGAATCTTAGCCTGTCGATTGATTTCAATCAGCTAAAAACATTGATTGCCCAATGTGGAATTGAAGAAAAAACAGAACTTGCTCGGATGCTGGAAAAAGACACCTTTCCTGCCCGCTTTAATCGGCTTCTCAAGAAAATAAAAACAGATGAGTTGACTCTGGAGGAAATTACCGCAGAAGTGGAAAGAGTCAGGGAAAAAAATTAGCCGCACTCCTTTGAACAGAACCAAAAACAACCGTCGTAATACGCAGCCAAAAATCCCCTCCTCCCCCTTTACATTTCCCCACCGAATCCCTACTCTTTGAAAAACGGCTCAACTCCCCCTGACAAAGTAACCGGCCAGAGGAATCGAGCTCCCTCTGTTACCGAACCCACAAAAAATATCCTAAAAAAAGGAGAAGTGCAATGAAACGGACCTTTCTGTTTTTGCTGACCAACATTGGAGTGCTCGTGGTGCTGTCCATCAGCGCACGCATTCTAGGTATAGATCGTTTTCTGACCAGCAATGGCCTGAACATGACCTCCCTACTCGCCTTTTCGGCCCTGATCGGCTTCGGCGGCTCGTTCATCTCCCTGCTGATGTCAAAAAAAATGGCAAAGTGGAGCACCGGTGCCCAAGTCATCCAACAGCCCAGTAATCAGGAAGAACGCTGGCTGGTGGACACGGTCACAAAGCTCGCTACCAAGGCCGGTCTGAAAATGCCGGAAGTCGCCATCTATGAGGGCGCACCCAACGCCTTTGCCACCGGCCCAAGCCGATCCAATTCCCTGGTTGCGGTCTCAACTGGCCTGATGCAAAGCATGAACCGACAGCAGGTGGAAGCCGTTCTGGCCCACGAAATCGCCCATGTAGCCAACGGCGACATGGTCACCCTGACTCTGGTCCAAGGCGTGGTCAACACCTTTGTGATCTTCCTTTCCCGTGTTGCCGCCTATGCAGTGGACAATTTCCTGCGCGGAGACGAGGAGGAATCAAGCGGCCCAGGCATGAGTTACTTTCTGATCAGCATCGCCTTTGAGATGCTCTTCGGCGTCTTGGCCAGCACTCTTGTCATGTATTTTTCCCGCATCCGAGAATTTAAGGCCGATGCCGGAGCAGCAGAACTGATGGGCGATAAACGCCCGATGATTGATGCTCTGCGGGCCTTAGGCGGCATGAGCTCCGGAGAATTGCCCAAAGAAATGGCTGCCAGCGGAATTTCCGG from Candidatus Electrothrix communis encodes the following:
- the htpX gene encoding protease HtpX, whose amino-acid sequence is MKRTFLFLLTNIGVLVVLSISARILGIDRFLTSNGLNMTSLLAFSALIGFGGSFISLLMSKKMAKWSTGAQVIQQPSNQEERWLVDTVTKLATKAGLKMPEVAIYEGAPNAFATGPSRSNSLVAVSTGLMQSMNRQQVEAVLAHEIAHVANGDMVTLTLVQGVVNTFVIFLSRVAAYAVDNFLRGDEEESSGPGMSYFLISIAFEMLFGVLASTLVMYFSRIREFKADAGAAELMGDKRPMIDALRALGGMSSGELPKEMAASGISGNTMKALFSSHPPLEKRIAALQEK